Part of the Vigna unguiculata cultivar IT97K-499-35 chromosome 3, ASM411807v1, whole genome shotgun sequence genome, AATCCAAAACCAAATTAGCACACAAAGGGACGATGACATCACACGCTAATATAAtacatcattttcttcttcttgtttttttctttctcaatctCTACAACAAAAACAGTAATTACTTAACTCACCCAAATTAACAATCTCTGTACACATAGGTAGCAAAGCAAGCACACCGAGAAGAAGCCCCCCCCAAAGAGGTGATTGGAAAATCATAGATGAAAAATGATTGGCATTGGACCGTATAGTGTAGGAGAGGAGAATGTAGTATGGTATAgagtgaaaaagaaataattgagGGGGGACATGAAATTAATAGGAGTGACTAGAAGAATCTGGCAGAAGGGGAACGAAGATCCATCTCCTGGGTCCATGCGTTCCGGTCCTGGACGTGCAAGTGCCAGAAGGTTTGAGCCAGTGCGTCCGGGTCCATTGTACTCTCTCCTCCTCCTCCCATTACTCCACTGCTTTGCTCCCCCGATGAATTACCCCTCTGCAATGACGTCGTCAATGTTGCTCCTCTGCCCCACAACATGCAAATTCATCCGTCAATACCTCAACCTCCATTAACATCATCCATCGTTTCTTTCTTTTAACCAGTGTAATTTCTAAACACATTACTCAAGACAGTTATATTTTCCAAACATCATAAATTAACCAAACAATTATTGTTGAACTGCTACATCCCATGTTATGAAGCCTTTTCCAGACTAGTAGTATATATGCAATGTTggcaaaagaaaagaaaggaaccTGGGTGGGCCAATAAGACCGTCGATGATAACATGAGCTACGTGCACTCCCTGAGGCTGAAATTCCTTGGCCAAACATTGCGACAGTGCTCTCAAAGCAAATTTCCCACAGCCTGTCTCATCTCCCCATTGGGTCCAGTGTTCTCACAGATTCAATTAATTCAACTCAATTTAATTATTctagaagaagaaggaggaggaggggagtgaaaagaaaagatatataattgatatttacatAGTTCGGAGTATCCAGCAATGCCGTTGAGAGACGTGGAACAGCCGGTGAAGAGAAGGGTTCCCTTTCCTCTTTCAACCATGCCGGGcagcaccttaattatatatagagTTGGTGAATGAAGGTGGCGATGTAAGAAAAGCACAGTGAGTGAGTATAAGAAACGGTACCTGTTGAGCGCAGTGAAAGGCACCGACAGAAGAAACGGCAAGGGATTTGTGGAAGGAATCGATGCGAAGGTCTTGGAAGGAGGTGGGGTAAGAAGATAAGGGTTGGTATGCATTGTAGACGAGAATTTCGACGAATCCCAGAGACAGCACTCCCTCGAATGCCTCTCTCACGCTTCGGGAATCGGAACAGTCTATTCTTATGGCGAAAACCTGCGCCTTCTCTTCCCTCGCTATTTCGTCCGCGAATCTCGACAATCTCCCTGTACTTAGTTAATTACTTACTTCATTTGTATCTGTCGTACCATAACATATGATAAGAGAATATATAAtaggaataataataaaagtggTTACGGACCCAGGTCACGAGCGAGGATGGCGACGGTGTAGCCTTCGTGAGCGAACTTGCGAGCGATGGAGAGACCGAGGTTGGGGCCCACGCCGACGATGGCTGCAATGCCTCGTGAGGAAGCGGAGCTGGCCATGTTTCGCATCTCTGTATGAGAATATGGTTTAAGAAATTGAAGTTTGAAGGAATAATTAAGAGTGGGAATATTATATTATGGAAGGGTTTGGTTTGGTGGAATGAAGAAGAGTGAATAAATGTAGTGAGATATTTAAGTAGTGGAGTGGAGTGAAGATGATGAGTAGTAGGGTGGTTGTGTCTGAATCATTGCCTCCCTTACAACCAGCATTCGCTTACCCTCCTcactcttctttctttctctactACTTCCTCTCAACGTCACTTGCCCCATTCCTAACCATAAATATTACTGCTTTTTTCTACATTCATAATCACAcaaccctaattttttttattttttttataatttttcttaagaaatgcacttcttgaaatttttattcaaatatatccCAGTACTAAGCAATGATTGATACCAAGACGGTGAAGGAAGATGTACTCCTATTGTATTTATGGTATGATGATACGAGTCACGAGTCACGAGTACGgtagaatattttaaaagagtAATATCTCGTTCTTTTTCTAGCAACTACTAcataagttattattttattttattgtaaccttttatttatatttatatttattattattattactatttggTTCCTCACCACTTGCGGTTCCAGCTCGGTGGCAGGAACATTGCAGATGTGGTGTTTAGTTGCAGACACGGTGTTCCAGTTCAATAATTATTCACAACAGAACATCATTCATGTCTTGGAACTCAAAGACAACACTACTTCGCTGAAAGTATCGGTTATGTGAACTGTCGGTTCATGCCCTCGCTCCATACAAATATTATCATACAACTTGGACAAACACAACTCAAGTATATTATCCAACATTCACGTCAGGGCTACtcatttaggttttttttttttttaacatttttgttatgTTCCAAAATCTTAGTTTATAAATGAGGtaagaaaatgttttatatgaaaatagtaagtttggtttattaattataaatatttttttatgataagcTGATAC contains:
- the LOC114176594 gene encoding 3-ketodihydrosphingosine reductase, translating into MRNMASSASSRGIAAIVGVGPNLGLSIARKFAHEGYTVAILARDLGRLSRFADEIAREEKAQVFAIRIDCSDSRSVREAFEGVLSLGFVEILVYNAYQPLSSYPTSFQDLRIDSFHKSLAVSSVGAFHCAQQVLPGMVERGKGTLLFTGCSTSLNGIAGYSELCCGKFALRALSQCLAKEFQPQGVHVAHVIIDGLIGPPRGATLTTSLQRGNSSGEQSSGVMGGGGESTMDPDALAQTFWHLHVQDRNAWTQEMDLRSPSARFF